The sequence below is a genomic window from Felis catus isolate Fca126 chromosome A2, F.catus_Fca126_mat1.0, whole genome shotgun sequence.
CCCTGGACACATTCCCAACTTTTGGATTGATCACTGAGAACTGTGCTTCAGGATAATGTCCTTCCTGGCCTAAAACCTTCcaaagggttttctttctttcttttgttttctgtttttaagtttactttgagtggggcatctgggtggttcagtcagttaagcatccagcttcagctcaagccatgatctcacggttcatgagtttgaggcccgcgtcgggctctatgctgacagctcagagcttggagcgtgcttcggattctgtgtttccctctctctctgcccttcccctgctcacgctgtttctctctctctctctctctctctctctgaaataaataaatgttaaagtttattttgagagagagagaataccaagcaggccccgcactgtcagcacggagcccgatttggggcttgaaccccccaaccgtgagaccatgacctgaaccgaaaccaagagtcggacgcttaactgactgagccacccaggcacccctccaaaggGTTTTCATAGCCAGAATAAAACCAGTCCTTAAGATCCTCCCGATCTCTCCCTCATTCCACATCAGCCACACTGGCCCCTCTGCTCAACTCCAACGTGCCAACCTCGTCCCCCACCACAGGACCTCTGCACTTGCTGTACCCTTGCCCCAAAATGCTCTTCTCTCTACTTTTTCCATGGTTAGATCCTTCTTGGCTTCAGGGACTCAACTCCACTGTCTTCCAGTTCCCCCACCTCCGATTTCTTATCCTTCCCCCTGGCCTCGATGACTCTAATTTCTGCACGGCATTTACCACAGTCTAAAGTTACCGCCTTAATTTCTGGGTTTACCTATGCTCCGTCAACCTGGCCTCCTCTCTGTGTACTTGGCACTGAGGCTGGCATGCTGTGGATGCTCAAGAGACACATGTTCTATGTGAACGGgacagaattctctctcttccagacATGTTGGACGATGACAGTGAAGCTGCAAGGCAGCCTCCTGACCCGGAAGAAGCTCCTTGGGGGACCTGGTGGCTTAGCTCACCCTCCCCATCTCCTGGGGAGAAAATGTCTGGGCCTTGAAGCTCCAGGTAGTCCCCAGGGATCTCTTCCTCAGCCCTGTTTCCCACCTCATTAGCATCCTCACCCCATGAGAGAGAGATTATCTAACGTAACAGTCCCAACTAGTCACTGCGCACTAACCACATGCCAGGGATTAAGCACTACTTACGAGATCTGTGTAATTCTCCATAGCAACCCATAGTAACTAAGTTACCCCATattatagaggaggaaacagaggtccAGAGATATTAAGGACCCTGGCTCAGGGTCATACAGCTGGTAACAGGCAAAATTTGACCGTAGGCCACTTGCCTCGAAAACTCATGTTCCAATCTCTGTCCTGGTCTCCTGGTGACTGGATCCCAGAACAGAACTTGAAGTAGGCCTGCCATGCCCAGCCTCCCCAATATCTCCGCCCCCTGTAATGATTCAATACTTTAGGCTCTGTATTATATTCACCCAACCAGTAACcctgtatatttttgtttcagaCCGCCCTCTCCAGCTGCTCATGATATAATTACATGTCTACTCGTGAGATCATTGTCCCTGTTAGGTTGAACCTGGTGTGAAACAACAGGGGCCTTATCTGTTTTGTACACtgttgcctggcacacagtaggtattcaatatGCACAGAAGAGCAGCACAGATTAGCAGCTAAAATAAACTGGCTTTGCATCTAGTTTTGCCACTTACTTGACCTTGGACTGTGTCAACTTAACCTGGGGCTCAGTTTTTTCACCTAAAAAATGAGATAATCCCCCCTTGTTATGTAGCGTTGTTATGAAGATTTTATCAAGTCAATAGCTCTTTAACACGCTTAAGGTAATGTCTGCTATTATTATCTTTCACTCAACAGACACTGACTTAATACTTGTTGCATCTAAATACCATGACAGGCAACCGGTAAGTGGCAAAGAGGGTTTCTGGTCTCGTTCTGAGGACAGAcgacaaaatggaaagaaagcaatgAGAAGTGCTACGCAGGCAATAAAGCACACTGAGAACCTAGTGTGACTGGGGATGGGGACGTTAACTGGGATGAAGGGATGAGATTGTCAGAAAGGTGACATTTACAttgagacctgaaggatgagatGGAGAGCCAGAAGATCTGGTGGGAAAGTACTTCAGATGTCTGGAGCAGCAAGTGCAAAAGCCCCGAGGCAGGAACGaacttggttttttgtttgaggaacagcaagaaaGCCAGTGTGTCTAGActagagagaaggaggaggaagagaatacaagctcctggagggcagtgGTGTAAATAAATAACCTCTAACAAATGCTCAGCAAATAACTGCTGAGTGAGTGAAGAGGTTTAGAGCTGGTCAGAGACATTGGTGAGGAATCTGGATTTTAACCATGTTTGATGGGAAGCCACAGGAGGGTTAAGTAATGGAGAACCCTATCTGATTTGCGGGtctttttaaacaatgaataagGCCCTCCCCAATTCCCTGTGCCGGGCTCCCACCTTCCAGGTCCACTCCGTGGCGCTGGGCCAAGTGGAGAACATTGTCCCCCACTCTGCCGCTCACCGGAATCCGTTGGCCTGACCGGTCTACGAACACCACGTTCACCCTGGGGACAGATGGAAGTGCAGATGCCAAACTTGATGATGGACGCGGTGGCCAGGTGGAACctatggttggggggggggggggggggcttgacgGTCAGGGGAATAGGACGACGTAGAAGGGGACAGAGATGAGGCTGCAGGGCAAGGTGGGGACCGGAGGAACCTCATGGGATAAAGAATGGGGGCCTTGTCCCCCTACACTCACACGTCCCCGGGCCGCTCGGGGCCGccagcttcctcctcccccgCCGGGTGCGAGCCTGAAAAACACGGTTCGGTGAGCGGCCCCGCGGCGCCTTGCGGGGGTCCGACGGATGAACGCTAGCCCCCGAGGCGCCCCAGGTACCTGTCGCTCGGAATCCTCTGGCTGTCGCTGGCGCCGCCGCCTCCCCAGACCCCCAACTGCCTCCGGGCCGGCTCCACCAGGTTCCCCTGGCCGCCCGCAGCAGCAGCCCAGCACTCACGCCTCCCCGGGCCACGGAGGCGGCCATGACAGACATCACGTGACCCGGGACTGGGCATGCCCAGTGGCAGCCGCGCGACCAAAGCGCCCGTAATTGCCCGACTATAAGCCCTGTCGTTTGCGTGGGGCTCGTGAGAGGAAGGGCTTCAGGAAGGAACTGCCAAGGTAGGAGGGAGCCAGGCTAGCTCACCCACACAAAAGTCCTGTGGGGCCATCCCTGACCTCCCACCCAGACCCACTGTTTGTCCCAAGAACCAGCCAGCTCTGCTTTCTTTAAAACCATTTACTTACAAACTTTAATTCAGCAAAGGAAAGTCTGTGAGAGAGGACTGGGGAGACGACACCCCCCTGGAGTGGATGTGGACCCCCCAAGAGTCCGGGGAGAGAAGCTGGTGGCCCAGCCGGCCAgggggaggggcccaggctcTCCTCAGGCCCAAAGGTCCTGCTGCTGGGCAAGGGCAGAGCTTATCCGCCTGAAGTTGCTGCACTCCCACTGGGCCCACAGGAGGCCGGGAGGCCAGCTCCAGGTGATCTAGCCTGGGGATGGAGAGGTGGAGCTCATCTtcaacatgggggggggggggaggagacagcAGAGGCTCAGTGAGATGCACAATACCCCACTCCCACAGACTGACAGCAGGACTGGTTTGAGCTGGCAGAGAAAACCCGTCTCTGCACCTAGGCCTGGGCAGGAGGGATGATGAGTTGGTTTGCCAAAACCAAGGCTTTGGCCTTTTACTGTCCCCAGAGTGGGGACTCTGGGTAGAGGGGCCCAATCCCCAGGCCAGAGCCATTTGGTCCTGAGTCAAGCTTCCGGAGCTCGGCATCTAAGAGGCTCTGACCGCAGGGCCTGGGACCCGGCTTTAAGGCATCAGAAGGTGAGGGAACTGTGGCAGGAGGCTGGGGACCCCGAGCTGGAATACAGGCCAGAGTGggcgggcaggggcagggcacaTCCATGCCTGCAGCAGACAGGACAGGAAAAGGGCTGAGCCATTTCAAACCGAAAGTGTGGAATGAAGGCCCAGACAGGCTGGACCTTGAAGGAATCAGAGCTGGGGGTCGTCCtggattgtttaaaaaataatacaaattagaaaaggaaacaaaagtcaaTCGTCAAAGTTAAAAAAGGGGGACAGTCTCTGATCCTCACGGGAGGCCAGGGGAACCTCCAAGGCACTCGAAAGGCCAAGATACAGGAGTGACGAGGCAGGAGAGGACtcccagagagacagacacaggcggatacaggggaggggagagagagctggCCAGGGCCCCTCTCTCTTAAGGCTGTAGAGTTTCCGTGCCGGGAGCTGGCCCCCAGACTCCCCCACACTCCTTGGGCTCCGGCTGGTTGGTCAACAAAGTCTTTCAAAGATTTTTCTATTActgaaagggggagagggaaacacaaacaGAACACCAGAAAACCCAAAAGCAATTCGGTGCAGGCCCTTGAGCATCTGGCGCCGGCCCCTTAGAAAATCCTCTTGCGCTTCAGGTAGGAGTCTGCGTAGTGGCCGCCGAGGCCCTGGGAGTGCTGGCCGACGTAGCTGCCTTCTGGACTGGGCTCGGGCGAGGGCAGCAGGTGGGCAAAGCTGCGTTTCTGGCCACCCAGCGGAGTCtagagacagaggggagggggtggcacgTCAGGGGCCATCTGGGGGCCACCGCTCCCCAGCCCCACGTGCTCCcgttgcccctccccagctccataCCTTCAACAGGTGGCTGTGGCCGTTGGGCCCAGGGCCGAGGCCCAGGAGCCCTTCTCCAGGGCCCAGTGGAGAGGAGCCGACCGCCTGGGAGACACgggagagagatggagtgggAGAGGAAGCAGCCCCCAGGGCGAAGGCAAGGGGTTTCGGGCTCAAATcctgcctctcccactcattAGCTAGgacacggcggggggggggggggggagattacTTCTCTCCTCTGAgccggtttcttcatctgtcaaccGGGGCTAACATCACCCACACCATGGGCTACTGGAGAGGGAGTAAAAGGAGGCCAGGAAGGCTGGGCAATACCAGGTGAGAGCCACACAGGTGTGGGGAGCACAGCCTGTTTCAGGCCGGCCCTGAGCAAAGCTGACCCCTGCTCTGTCACCACCCCAGGCTTGGCCCAGGCACCAAGGGTCCCAGGGCCTCCCGCATCCTGCCTGTCCCTGGGGACCTGTC
It includes:
- the FDX2 gene encoding ferredoxin-2, mitochondrial isoform X1; the protein is MPSPGSRDVCHGRLRGPGRRECWAAAAGGQGNLVEPARRQLGVWGGGGASDSQRIPSDRLAPGGGGGSWRPRAARGRGERGVRRPVRPTDSGERQSGGQCSPLGPAPRSGPGSLDTLAFLLFLKQKTKFVPASGLLHLLLQTSEVLSHQIFWLSISSFRSQWACEASLACSTCHVYVSEDHLDLLPPPDEREDDMLDMAPLLQENSRLGCQIVLTPELEGAEFTLPKITRNFYVDGHVPKPH
- the FDX2 gene encoding ferredoxin-2, mitochondrial isoform X2, translating into MSVMAASVARGGVSAGLLLRAARGTWWSRPGGSWGSGEAAAPATARGFRATGSHPAGEEEAGGPERPGDVVNVVFVDRSGQRIPVSGRVGDNVLHLAQRHGVDLEGACEASLACSTCHVYVSEDHLDLLPPPDEREDDMLDMAPLLQENSRLGCQIVLTPELEGAEFTLPKITRNFYVDGHVPKPH
- the FDX2 gene encoding ferredoxin-2, mitochondrial isoform X3, translating into MPSPGSRDVCHGRLRGPGRRECWAAAAGGQGNLVEPARRQLGVWGGGGASDSQRIPSDRLAPGGGGGSWRPRAARGRGERGVRRPVRPTDSGERQSGGQCSPLGPAPRSGPGREDDMLDMAPLLQENSRLGCQIVLTPELEGAEFTLPKITRNFYVDGHVPKPH